The genomic interval AGGGCATAACACACTTCGCCAAAAAGTTCGAGGAAACCGATGCAGAGGCAATGGTCCTCCTGACAGAGGTAGAGAACCCCCAGCGCTTCGGCGTAGCCAAGTTCCAGGACGGGAGGCTTGTAGGCTTCATCGAGAAGCCAAAGATACCGCCAAGCACCCTAGCACTCGTCGGCATATACTTCTTTAGGTCCCCAAAGGTCTTCGGGGTCATCGAGTCCCTAAGGCCGAGCTGGAGGGGCGAGCTAGAGATAACAGACGCGCTCCAGGGGCTCATCGATAGGGGACTCAAGGTCGAGTACGGCGTGATCAGGGGCTGGTGGAAAGACACGGGGACTCCACAAGACATATTGGAGGCCAACAGGCTTCTCCTAGACGCGAAGTACAGGGAAAAAGTGGTCAAAGGCCAGGTTCAGGCTTCAAGCGTAGAGGGCAGGGTCTACATAGAGGAGGGCGCGGCCATTAGGAACAGCACGGTAAGGGGACCCGCATTCATAGGCTCGGGCACAGTCATCGAGGACTCCTACATTGGTCCCTACACGAGCATAGGCAGAAACTGCAAGTTCACACGGGTAGAGGCAGAGAACAGCGTATTCATGGACGGGGTCCAGCTAGAAGACATACCAGAAAGGATCACAGACAGCATTATAGGCGCAGAGGCAATAATCAGAAGCAATTCTTCAAAGCCCAAAGGCCTAAAACTAATAGTCGGAGAAAAATCAGTGATCGAGATATGAGGCTACTCGTTACCGGCGGGGCAGGCTTCATGGGCTCAAACTTTGTACACTACATCTATGCCTCGCGCCCAGACGCAGAGATCCTCGTATACGACAAGTTCACCTACGCCGGCAGAATAGAGAACCTAAAAGAGCTGGACACCTCGAGGGTCAAGATAGTTAAGGGAGACATCCTAGACCAAGAAAAATTCACTGAGACCCTTAAAGCTTTCCAGCCAGACTACGTTGTACACTTTGCCGCCGAAACCCACGTAGACAGGAGCATAAAGGACCCTTCCATATTCATAGACGTAAACGTCAAGGGCGTATACATTATACTCGAGGCTCTACGCAGACACGACGGCCCCAAGCTCATACACATATCCACAGACGAGGTATACGGAGACATATCAGGCGAACCAGTAACAGAGGAAGCCCCCTTCAAGCCCAGTAGCCCATACAGCGCCAGCAAGGCGTCCGGAGACCTCCTCTGCCAAGCATACTGGAGAACATACAGCCTACCCGTAAGGATAGTCCGGCCCTCCAACAACTATGGGCCCAGACAGTTCCCAGAAAAACTAATACCCAAAACAATCCTACGCGCACTGAACGGTTTGCCGATACCAGTCTATGGCGACGGCTCCCAGGAGAGGGACTGGCTCTACGTCGAAGACTTCTCCAGGGGCCTGGAAACAATAATACTCAGAGGCAGAGACGGCGAGGCATACAACCTCCCAGGACTAAACCCCAAAACAAACATCCAAGTCATACAAGACATACTCACGCTCCTCGGCAAGCCCCACAGTCTCATAACATTCGTCCCAGACAGGCCCGGACACGACAAGAGATACGCGATGAGGGGAGACAAGGTACTCAGCCTAGGCTGGAAGCCCCAGACACCCTGGCTAGACGGGCTCAGAAAAACAATCGAATGGTACAAGGCAAACGAGTGGTGGTGGAGGCCCCTCCTAGGAGACGAGTTCTTCTCAAAAGACACTCCCTGGGGTGGGACAAGATGAGGGTACTCGTTACTGGTGGAAGCGGGCTACTAGGCTCAGTCCTAGTAGAAATGCTTGCACAGAACGGCCACAGCGTTATTGCCACGTATAATGCCCACGAGCCTAGACAAATACAGGGCGTAAAATGGGTCAAGATAGACATCTCTAGGGGCTATTTGCTCGAGGACCTCGCATGGAAAGAGAAGCCCCACGCAATAATACACAGCGCCGCCATGACAGACGTAGACAAGTGCGAGATAGAAAAAGAAAAGGCATGGAAAACAAACGTAGAAGCAACCAGGAGCGCCGTGAGGGCCGCCAGGGCCGTAAACGCCCACATAATATACATATCAACAGACTACGTCTTTGACGGAGAAAAGGGAAACTACGGGGAAGAAGACCTCCCAGCCCCAGTCAACTACTACGGACTCACAAAGCTCGTAGCAGAAGAAATAGTCAGGACAAGCGACGTCCTATACACAATCGTAAGGCCCAGCGCCATATACGGCCTAGGCGGTAGCAAGAAAAGCTTCGCAGAATACGCCGCAGACAAGCTCACAAGGGGAGAAGAAGTCCCAGCACTCGTAGACCAATACGTATCCCCAACATACAACAGGTACCTAGCTTCTGCGATACTCAAGATACTCGACACGCGTCCCCTCGGCACAATCCACGTGGCGGGACAAAGGACAAACAGGTACGAATTCGCCCTAACAATAGCCGACATACTCGGCGCCCCAAAAAACCTAGTCAAACCAGCAAAAACCCAGGACATGAAGCACTGGCTGGCCAGGAGGCCAAGAGACTCCAGCCTAGACACCTCAAAGGCAAACAGGCTACTAGGATATACACACGAAAATAATAAAGCCCTCCAAGACTTCGTAAAAGAGTACCTCGAAAAGAGGCGTCCCTGATGGCACTAAAAAACGTTAGGGAGCTAGCCCTCCCAGGAGCAAAACTCGCAGAACTAGAACGCTTCGTAGACGAGCGAGGTCTCTTCCACGAGCTAATCCGCGCCGACTGGGATCAGCTGCTAGGCGACGACAAGCTCCTACAGGCAAATCTCTCAGTAACATTCCCAGGAATAGTAAGGGCCTGGCACCGCCACCTAAGAGGCCAAGTAGACTACTTCTTCGTAGCCAGGGGATACGCAAAGATATGCGCATACGACGACACCACACAAGCCCTGCTAGAAGTAGTCCTAAGCGGAGACAAGCCACAAATACTACGCATACCCGGACACTACTGGCACGGCTTCAAGGCAATAGGCCAAGAACCAGTCTACCTAATATACTTCGTAAACAAGCTATACGACTACCAAAACCCAGACGAAGAAAGACGCCCATGGAACGACCCACAAATAGTCCCCAACACAATCAACGGCAAAAAAGACGACCCACGAACAGGCAAACCATGGGACTGGTTCCACCCACCACACAAATAAAAAACACCCAAAGAGCCACAAATCCTCCTATAACAAAAATATTTTTCACAAGCCCGAAGCACCCACCATAGAGAACAGGAAAAACAACCAGCAGTAAACATCTCCAGCAATGAAAATGCATCGACGCGCGCCTACAAAAAGATAAATAACCGGCCAAAAAAGGCATAAAATTTATATATTTTTTCTCAATTACCCACACGTATGTCGCCCTCTTCCTCTGCGCCTGTGCCTCCAACGCCTCCAGCGATACAAATATCTCCACAGCTCGTTTCCGCCGCCTACAAGCGCGCACTACGCTACGGAGCCTACTGGAGGCTCAGACCAGAGGAGAGGGCGCTCCTTTTCCTCGCCAGGAGGCTTAAAGCTATTAAAAGCCCAGCCCTACGCGAGGCAATACTCAGGATCCTCGAGAAAGTCTGGCCCTCCAAGGCAACAATGATAAAGGCCTATGAAGAGGGCCTTAGACTGTTAGCCAAAAAGATACAGCTAGCCCTAGTAATAGGCGCAACACACATAGCAGAGGCACTCAAAAAAGCCAGCCTGGACACAATCAAGATACTAGGAATACAGTACATAAACACACCACTATTCTACAGAGGCTAGGAGATGAACGTGCGAGAGCCAGACACGCCACTCATACCTCTTGAGAAGCAAGAAGAAGAGAGCAACAGAAGCCGTAGCAAGATGAAGCCATGTATAGGGGCTACTACCTCCACGTCCTCGGCTCCAAGCGCTAAGTCTGGGGACAAAGTCGTCAAGAAAGGATCCTTGCACGTGTGATTGCCAGGGGATCATAAAGAAAGACTTAAGCGAATCAAGGGTCAGCGATAAAAATATAAGAGTAGTCAAAGTTCAATATCGAAGCCATGAGCAAGACTGTTTCCATTAGTGTCCCCGAGGACATCTGGATTCTCATATCAAAAGACGAGCTACTTAGAAAGGCCATGGAGCGTATTGCTGTCGAAGAATTCAAAAAACTCCTACTAAAGTACTTTGTAGCAGAAGAGATCGCCGGAGCCGTGAATGAAAACGAAATAGCCAGAATAGATGAAGAGCTAAAGGAAAAAATTTGGGGAGAATTAAAACAAAAATGGAACTTCTGATTGACAGTAGCAAAGTAATATCAGCAGTGGTAGCGCGTGCATACTTATGAATACTGATCCTGAAAGAATTACGAAAGGACTCGCTCCTTTAATTGAGTTACTGAAAATTCTTGGCAAAATAATTCGACAAATTGCCGAGTATGAAGAATCAGAAGGACAAAGTCTCGACAATGCACTCAACGAGCTTTTTAAACCCGAAAATCTGGCTAAACTTTCAAAAGAGCTTCCTATCGAAGTATTTGGTAGCTTTATGGCATCCATGGTGAGATTTTCAGTGCTTTATAGCAAGCTCGTAAACTTTGGCTCACTAAGTCCAGAGGAAAAGAAACAAATTGCTGTTGAGTTGGAAGAAATAGCAGCAAGCTGGGAGAAATTCGTTCAAAAACTGCAAGAGATCAAAGATAAAAATGAGTAGTAATAGAATAGAAATCTCAATACGAAGCCTCCCCATTGTAAAAGACTGGAGCCAAATGGCTCTTTCACTTTTCACTAAATTCAACTTTACCCAATTGCTCACAACTCTTATGCAACAAGTTCTACCTCGGCTCATTCATCCCCAGAAAATCCAAGGCATAACAATATCCAGCTCTCCCAACATCGGTCCCTACATACTCATCGAGCTTGACCTAAATGCCAGCGAAGCATTCAAGATATGGGAAAACCTTGCAGACACACTATACCCTCAAACAAGGGTGCCAGTATTCGTTGTCTGGAAAGGCGAAATGGATCTAAGCCCGTCTGACTTTGGAAAAAGACTGGCAGAAATACTCGCCAAGATGAACACATCCCTCTTCACACTAACCCACCCCGTCGACCTCACAAAAGAACTCAGCGAGGAATGAGCTCCGCCTGCTACCTAGACGCCAACATAATAATCGCGCTGCTTTTCCCTACAGACGCCCACCACAAAAACTCATTAGAAAGAGTATACCATCTCAACATGCAGGGAACAAGACTTGTAACATCAACTTATGCCCTCGTCGAGGTAACAAGAAACACTCTACACACATTAAGTCAACTCGAGCAAGGCAAATACATATTCGCCGAGCCCCTGCCCCAATACATACGGCTCCTCCAAAACCTCAACCCAAACCAACGCTGCGAGGCCCTTCTCAACTATATCATTTCCTACATTAAAAACGGCTTCCACATCGAAGTAATCGAACAGGAATACCTCTACGAAATAGAAACAACCAACAATACAAAAATAGCCAAACTCTTCCACGAGGCCATAAAGCTCTCATGGATAAATATAAGGACAAAAGACCTACTCCACATAGCAATAGCCAACCTCCTAAAAACCCACGGAGTCAAATGCATCATCACAGCGGACAAAACCGACTTTGAGCCAATCAAGCAGACCCTAGAAAAAGACCTCGACCTAGAAGTAGAAATCCTAACCACACAACAATCATAAAAAATACCAGCATGGGGCCTCAAGGCAACCAGCAAAATACTTGTGAAATGGTCTATTAGGTAAAATATGAGTAGCGAGGAGCCAGACGTAACATTCATTTTTCCCTCAAAAAACGAGGAAAAAACAATCGCAGAAGTCATACAAAAAGCCCAAAAAGCCGCCCAGCAACTCGGCCTAACATACGAAATCATAGTCCCAGACAACTCCACAGACGCCACCCCACAAATAGCCACAAGCCTCGGAGCAAAAGTAGTCACACCAGACAAGCACGGCTACGGCTACGCCTACATATACGCCCTCAGGCACGCAAGGGGCAAATACATAGTCATGGCAGACGCAGACGGCACATACGACCTAGAAGAAGCACCAAAACTCCTACAGCCACTCCTCCAAAACGAGGCAGACATAGTCCTAGGAACACGCCTAAAAGGCAAAATAATGCCGGGCGCAATGCCATGGCTCCACAGGTACATAGGAAACCCCCTCCTAACATTCATCCTCAACAAGTTCTACGGAACAAACGTCTCCGACGCCCACACAGGCTTCAGGGCCGCCAAGAGACAGGCAATACAAAAACTAAACCTAAACACCCCAGGAATGGAGTTCGCCTCAGAACTCCTAGCAAAAGCCGCCTACCTAAAACTCCGCATAACAGAAGTCCCAATAACCTACTACCCACGCAGAGAAGGAACACAATCAAAGCTAAACAGCTTCCGTGACGGCTGGCGCCACCTAAAATACCTACTCATACTAGCCCCCAAGTTCCTCTACTACATCCCCGGCGCAGCCATGCTCATTACAGGCATCGCACTAATGCTAGCCTCAGTCCTACGTGCCAACCTCGGATACTCCCCAGGAATACACTCAGCCATACTAGGAAGCATGCTAACAATACTAGGAAACACCCTCACAGGACTCGGACTAATAGCAGACCTCCACCTAGCCAAAACAACCGGAAAACCCACAAGCAGAATCACCAACATACTCGTAAAACTCACAGTCGAAAAAACCCTAGCAATAGCCGCCACCCTCATCACGCTGGGACTACTTTACACACTCTACCTATTCGCCATATGGATACAATCAGGATACAGATATCTACCGCTACGAGGAGAAAACGCTTTAGCCCTAACACTTATCGTCCTAGGCGCCCAAACAGCGGCAACAGCACTAACAGCACATCTCATCCGGGCAGAACAACGAAACTAGCAAAAGTTCTCGGAGCCTGCCCAGAAATCTTAAATCTTGCAACAATAGTCAAAGAACTTGAACAACGAAACCTAGAATTTCTTCGTTCTCCACACTGGCTACCACTACTCCTACAACATGGATCGCATATTCTTCCAATAACTACAGCTACCAGAACTCAAAAATAATCTAAAAGCCTGCTACAGCATCCGCACTAAAAAAGCTAAGAGGCTAGACGAGTACAGCACAACCCATTGATAGGCATGTCTCAACCTAATAGCTACTCGACAAAAAGCTACAATTTCGAGGTGCTTGCAGTGATCGTCAATTACGACTCGAAGCCCTTCCTAGCAATTGAAAGAATGTTGCTCAAGGGGCTCGCCGATCTAGGACGCTACACGAAGATCAAGCTTCTCCTCGTCGACAATTACAGCACCGACGGTAGCTTCGAGGAGCTAAAAGAGCATTCAAAGCGCCTCGGCGTCGACACGGAGGCTGTAAGGCTGAGCAAAAACTATGGGTTCGCAAGAGCTGTCAACATCGCCTGGCACTATGCGTTCAAGCGATGGAAGTTCAAGTACTTCATGCTCCTAAACAACGACCTCGTAATCGTGCCGAACAACGTCGCAAAGCTACTCAAGTACCTCGAGATAGACAACGTAGCAGGCGTCCAAGGCACGCTAATGCAAGCAGACAACCCACGCCTCATAGACAACGCGGGCTTCGCCATAGACACATTCGGGCTAACCTACCCCATATGCAGGGGCTACACGATCAAGTGCGCGAAGACATGCCACCCAAGCTTCCTCAGCGGGGCCTTCTCCGTATACAGAGCCGACGCGATAGAAAAGCTAGGCCAACCCTTCCACAACGCGGTAGAAGCCTACTTTGACGACAAGTACCTCGGCTTGAGGCTATGGAGCACAGGCTACAACCTACTCCACGTTCCCCTTGTAGTCGCCTACCATCTCGGGAGCGCAAGCTACGCCCCCCAGGTCAAACTTAAAAGTCCACAATGGTTCGAGGGTGTACTACTGGCAGAGCTTGCGCCATCATATGTTACTGATATAAAAGCTAGGTATCTTTTAATAATTCTTTGGGGAATGACCTCTGCATTTTTGTCTATTATATTTCTTTCAAATTATGTTAAGAATTTTATATTTGCTTACAGGACTGTAAAAATTTTAAAGAAGAATAAGAAAGAGTTTATCAAAAACTTTAGTATTTTACCTTCAATAACATTAAGTCTTTTACTACTTATAGCAAGAACCAAAAAAGGCTTAAAACTACAAACATAACATGACGTCGTTGTTAATGTTCCTAAAAATGGGGTGCACGCGTGGCGCGATTGTAGAAAAGTTGCTAAAGTTATTTTTGAATGTTTTTGTTACAGGTTTTCTTATTGTTGTTTTACTTCTGCTAAGTGTTTCTATTAATAATGTATATTTGAGAAAATATGAGATTTCTAATGAATTGGCCAGATACGCCTATTATGCTTTTACTGTTTTATTGCTTGCTTTGCTGATATATCTTTTTTTAAATGAAAAACATTTTCCAGGGTGTTCATAATATGAAAAGTGGGATAAGTATAATTATACCCAATCTCAATGGTGAAAAAGTTTTACCTTTTTGTTTGAGAAGTTTAATTAATCAAACACTTTCAAAAGGTAATTATGAAATAATTGTAATTGATAATAATTCTACCGATAAAAGCACACAGATATGTGAAACATATTCTAAATTGTATAAATCTCCTAGAATTAGGTGTATAAAATTTTCACGAAACTTAGGTTATGGCAATGCGATTAACATTGGCGCCAAATATGCTCAATATAAATACATCTTGGCTACTAACAATGATATAATTTTTCATCCCTTTTACCTGGAAGTATTACTAGATACTTTAGAGTATGTAAGAAGTAGAATGAAAAACGTTGTAGCCGCAGTTGGTTTACATTTCTATTATCCTGAGGTAACTTGTATCAATTCAGCAGGAGGACTATTATCCATTGTGGGTGGTCATTATAGATATTATGGGCGTTGTCTTGGGCAATCAGATTTCAGAAATTTCATGAAACAAGCTGTGAATAAGAAAAAAAAGAAGATTTTTTCTTTAACTGGTTTTGGAACTGGTGCAGCACTTCTTATTGATAGAAGTATATTCATGAAAATTGGAGGATTTTATAAATTGTATTTTGCAGGCGTTGAAGAGTTTGATTTAGGATTATTATTAAATCTTTTAGGTTTTAGAATTATTTTTGTTCCAACAGCAGTGCTTTTTCATCGTGAAAGTTTTACCTTTAAGAGGAAAGGGCTTAATGATACCAATAAAATAAAGGCCTATTTGCCTGGCAATTATATTTATGTCTCCACTTTAATTCAAGGGGTTGATCGTATCTTTGCATATTTATTACTTTTTTCTTTCTCTATCTTTATTTTCGCATTCTCTTTAGTAAAAAAAGATAAAAATCTTTCTAGAAGCATAATTGAAGTATACAGATTTATAACTTCAGATTATTTCAATAAGAATTTAGTTGCACGAAGAGCACAATTCAGGATAACTTTACATCAATATTTTGAAACGAAAAAAATTCTAAAAAGTTTAAAAATGTGGAAATCACCCTTAGCCATTATAGTGGATACCTTTAGGTCCTTCTTGTCATGATATTAAGAAAAATCTATAAGCGCGCATCTCATAACAAATGTTTCAAATTAAAAGTAGCAATATGGTAAACGTAAATAACAATTATAATTATATTAGCATTGTCATTGTTACATGGAATGGCAAACACTATATTGGAACTCTCTTTAATTCCTTATCGAGAATACTTAATAGACATCCAAACATTGAAATAATAATAGTAGATAACGGAAGTACAGATGGAACTCAAGACATAATTAAAACTATTATAGAAAGATTAAATTTAAATAGTCGAGTTACCGTTAAATGTCTTAATAAAAATCTCGGTTTTATGGGAGGTAATAATGTAGGCATTATGTTTGCCAGAGGCAAACTAATATTTATGTTAAATCAAGATACATATTTGCATGATGAAGCACTAGAAAATGTTTTCCAAATTTTTAATAGCGACCCTAAAATTGGAGCTACGCAATGTCTCCTACTCCAGTATCGGCATCCCCACATTTTAGACTCATGTGGGGATGAGTTCAGTAGCTTAGGAACAGGTATAATCGGTTGTTTTGGAGAAAGATTTACTAAAGTTTTAGCAGAAATCAATGAAAGAAGAGAGATAGTCTTAGCAAGAGGTGCAGCACTCATCATCAGACGAGAGGTGCTCGAACTATCAAAGAAAATTTTTGGAACATACTTACCCACCTATCTTGTAGCACCCTACTATGAGGATTGGTTTCTGTCAATATTCACAAAAGTATTGGGCTATAAACTCTTACTTATACCCAGTTGTATAGTATATCACGATTCCTTAAAACAAATACATCGTGATCCGTATACTTTATATAATGCTGTTAATATCTTTGTACAGTTTCGTGCACCAATTTTCATGATTCTTGGAACAATTGGAACGATTGCATTTTCATCCGTTTTCATTTCTAAACAACCGTTAAAATTGCTTATTTGTTTTAGAGCTCTACTAAGGAAACTCAGGAAAAATATTCAAATGAGGTATTATATAGATATACTAGCTAAACAAAGAGGAATAGAGCTTAAAAATTTATGGAAGACGAAAAGAAAAACTACAGATGCCCTTAGATGGTACTTCACTTTTCTGCAATTAACTCGAAAATAAAGCGTAAAAAATTAATAAATTGTGATAGATAGAAACAAAATGAGTAAAGATACAAAACTTGTAATAGTATGTAACTACACCTTTCCTCTAGCAGGAGCACCTTGGAGAAGAATTGAATATTTTTCAAACTTTCTCTCTAGATACAAAATGGATGTAACTGTCATAGGAGCAATTGAATTAGGCAGAGAAACTTCTAAAATGATTAAAGCTATTAGGGGAATAAAATACGACAAGTTCAGAGTATTTAATTTGCAATGGCGTATTGGAATATTTGCTCTAATAATTGAAATCTTTAATTTCATAGGAACTTTCCCCTTATTAATAATTTTACCCGTGTTAAAACCTAAGATAGTTTATATTTCTATACCTTATATTGAAACATTGCCCACCGCATATTTAGTAGCTAGGTTAATAGATGCAAAAATAGTTATAGATGTACGTGATCCATTGGAATACTGGCCAAGCTGGACAAAAGGTTTTACTCGAAAATTTTTTGGTTTTCTTACTTTGCTTGATTACATACTTATGCGTAAATCTGACCTTGTTCTAGCGGTTACTCCTGGCTTAATTAGGCTCCTCGCACAACAAGGCATAGTTGCACATCTTGTAATGAATGGCGCTGATACGCAAATTTTTCGGCCTTATCCTCGTAGCGAAGTTAGAAGAAAACTTGGCCTAAACGATGATGCCATAGTGCTTGTCTTCAGCGGTCGCTTAGGCGGCTACTACGACGCTATCCCCCTCCTTCATGGAATAGCTAGGTTGTCGAATGCGCTAAAGAAGAAAGTGGTATTGTTGCTCGTCGGAGGTTTTGGAGACGCATCATATGCGAGTAAGTTTGTGCGAATAGCGAAGGAGCTGCATTTATCCAGCAACATAAAGGTTCTGCAACCGATACTAGATGCGCGTACGCTGGCGGAGGTCCTTTCAGCCGCGAACGCGGGGGTCGTCACGCATGTGACCTCGGAGCTGTACGACCCGGCAATACCAGTGAAGTTTTATGAGTACTTAGCTTGCGGCCTCCCCGTTATAGCTTTGAGTAGGCGCGGCTCGGAGCTCTGGAGGCTGATCGAGAAGTGGGGGGTGGGTTTTGCGTGCGAGCAGCACGACCTTGATTGCATTACGAGAGCTTTGGAAAAAATCTTTGACGAAAGCACTATGGAAAGCATCAGGGCTAATGTCCTTCGCGTAAGACTCCTTATCGATAGGCGCCGAGCTGCGGAGAAGCTGTACAGCTTGCTCCGCGAACTGCTGGAGCCCAAGAGGGATGCTTAACCCGTGAGCAAGGGAGGAGTAGCTGGCTCTGTAAGGCGCGCTGTTATGAGAAGCGAGATCTTGCTAGTGACACTGGTAATTTTTCTTGCATCCTTGCTATCCTTCATCGTTGCCATCTATGTTTATTACCCGTGGCCCGAAAAACTGGTGATACACTCCTCGCTGATTGCGTTTTCCTTTTTCATCGCCGTTTGGAGGCCTGGTAAGCAGCTTCGTATACTGCTACGGTTGCCGCGAAGAACCGTCGCACTTTTACTCGTAGCAGGCTTTGTCGCGTTGGTTGTTGCAAGCATAATACCGATTCCCTGGCTGGCGTTGTTCCTTGCGCTAATGTACGCTGCCCCTGTAGTCGGAGTTTCGTTGGCAGAGGCATTAAAGCTCAGAGGGATTTTTGACGATGCAGTAGGCTTCGCGTTATTTTCCTTCATCATTGGTTCAACGTTCTTCGGAGTTATAGCGTTGGGTGCTTCCCTTTTCTTAGGCTTTCCGGGAAACCGCTACGCTGTGTTGGTGCTTGTGGCTTTGCATACAATCCATGTTGTTGGTATCTACTCGAAAAAATCTAAAAGCCAATTAATTGAAATGAAAGGTGATAGTCTTTTGTTCATAAGCTCTTGGTTAACGCTCATCTATAATTTCTACCTGATATACTATCCAAACGATGTGTATCTTCCGGGCGAGGACATGCTGCGACATTACATGTGGTCGGTAAATCTCGTAAGAAACCCCTGGAAATTCCTAAGCCTCAGCCCCGATAATTACCTGGTTTTCCACTCGTTCGAAGGGGGGCTCATGCTTTTGGCGAACTGCTACGACGCTCCGCTTCTCAACAGCGTTCTCCTGCCCGTAGCTCTCCTGAGCACGCTGGCGCTAGCCCAGCTTACCGCTAATGTCGCCGGGAACCCCGCATCCAGAAACATTGCGCTGATACTCCCGTTCGTCTTCTCGGGTTTGGGCTGGCTCTACCTCCTCCTCAACAGGCCGGCGAGCCCTGCGGCGTACTTCGCAGCTCTGGCGAGCGGTAGCGAAAAAGTGTACAGAAATTTAATGTACATACCGTTTCCGCTTATGTGGCCCGTACCTCAGCCCTTCTCGGTCGCCGCCTTTCTTCTCTTCCTGTCCCTCCTTCTTAAGATGGTTAAGCTGCAGGGCACGCTTCCTGGATCTGCTGTCGCAGCCGGCTTGCTGATGTTCTCGATGCTGTCCACGCACCCCCCGCAGGGTATTATGGCGGCAGCGCTCCTCACGCTGTTGGCGCTCCTTTGGGGCAAAAGCCTTTCCAGCGCCCTGAAGCCCATCTGTCTGGGAGCGCATGCAGGCGCGCTCGCGGGAGGAGCGCTCAATATGGCAACGGTTTACCTCGCTCTTCAGGGTGCGCCCCGCTTAGAGAACCTTATGCTGCTGCGCGTTGCGGCTTTCTTCGCGCCAGCACTAGCAGCGGCAGCCGCGCTCGCCCTCAGCTCTTTCGGTATAGGGTTGGAGCCCTTGTTCGCGAGACTGGCCAAGCGCTTGCGCGTGCGAGCCCCTGTAGCGTCGGCGTTGGGCACTTTCCTGCTTATTTTAGGGGTTTCCGTCGCCTTAGACCCCTCCAACACCTTCGCTACGAGCAGGGCGGATCCGGGATGGGTTGTAGGTCTGGTGCCCTGGTTCATCTACGCGATCTTATTGGGCGCAGCTTTGCCGCTAGGGTTATACGGTTACGAGCTGCTAGCTCGCGAAGGCTCGAAAGCTC from Thermofilum adornatum carries:
- a CDS encoding glycosyltransferase, with the protein product MKSGISIIIPNLNGEKVLPFCLRSLINQTLSKGNYEIIVIDNNSTDKSTQICETYSKLYKSPRIRCIKFSRNLGYGNAINIGAKYAQYKYILATNNDIIFHPFYLEVLLDTLEYVRSRMKNVVAAVGLHFYYPEVTCINSAGGLLSIVGGHYRYYGRCLGQSDFRNFMKQAVNKKKKKIFSLTGFGTGAALLIDRSIFMKIGGFYKLYFAGVEEFDLGLLLNLLGFRIIFVPTAVLFHRESFTFKRKGLNDTNKIKAYLPGNYIYVSTLIQGVDRIFAYLLLFSFSIFIFAFSLVKKDKNLSRSIIEVYRFITSDYFNKNLVARRAQFRITLHQYFETKKILKSLKMWKSPLAIIVDTFRSFLS
- a CDS encoding glycosyltransferase — translated: MVNVNNNYNYISIVIVTWNGKHYIGTLFNSLSRILNRHPNIEIIIVDNGSTDGTQDIIKTIIERLNLNSRVTVKCLNKNLGFMGGNNVGIMFARGKLIFMLNQDTYLHDEALENVFQIFNSDPKIGATQCLLLQYRHPHILDSCGDEFSSLGTGIIGCFGERFTKVLAEINERREIVLARGAALIIRREVLELSKKIFGTYLPTYLVAPYYEDWFLSIFTKVLGYKLLLIPSCIVYHDSLKQIHRDPYTLYNAVNIFVQFRAPIFMILGTIGTIAFSSVFISKQPLKLLICFRALLRKLRKNIQMRYYIDILAKQRGIELKNLWKTKRKTTDALRWYFTFLQLTRK
- a CDS encoding glycosyltransferase, producing the protein MSKDTKLVIVCNYTFPLAGAPWRRIEYFSNFLSRYKMDVTVIGAIELGRETSKMIKAIRGIKYDKFRVFNLQWRIGIFALIIEIFNFIGTFPLLIILPVLKPKIVYISIPYIETLPTAYLVARLIDAKIVIDVRDPLEYWPSWTKGFTRKFFGFLTLLDYILMRKSDLVLAVTPGLIRLLAQQGIVAHLVMNGADTQIFRPYPRSEVRRKLGLNDDAIVLVFSGRLGGYYDAIPLLHGIARLSNALKKKVVLLLVGGFGDASYASKFVRIAKELHLSSNIKVLQPILDARTLAEVLSAANAGVVTHVTSELYDPAIPVKFYEYLACGLPVIALSRRGSELWRLIEKWGVGFACEQHDLDCITRALEKIFDESTMESIRANVLRVRLLIDRRRAAEKLYSLLRELLEPKRDA